A window of the Eleutherodactylus coqui strain aEleCoq1 chromosome 8, aEleCoq1.hap1, whole genome shotgun sequence genome harbors these coding sequences:
- the CDCA7 gene encoding cell division cycle-associated protein 7, which translates to MDPFKLQRAELSKPKNFQKFRNVNLISMETSSSSDDSCDSFGSDNFANTKNMFRKGTSEELARIFSQDSDAESFCGFAESDMRIVSDSEDEKPKMLRRSTRTQAKKNIPLKIALKFPPKRSTRISPPKQKEQAKAKKEEEESESDSESGPNFLAKRALNIKQNKEMLAKLMAELKSMPDFLSSPGPFSPAMKIKRTPRTPRTPGQMRRNPERTSRPNTRSRSLVDGPPSPTLDLDDVEEDHYYLVRKRKLDDESDEDNYVPRYRRQSSLSIPHVVRPVEDITQAELNAICGNVREKVYNRSTGSTCHQCRQKTTDTKTNCRNPECLGVRGQFCGPCLRNRYGEEVKTALLDPEWRCPPCRGICNCSFCRQRKGRCATGVLVYLAKHHGYDNVHAYLNSLKRELEMED; encoded by the exons ATGGATCCTTTTAAGCTGCAG CGTGCTGAACTTTCAAAGCCGAAGAATTTCCAGAAATTTCGGAATGTGaatttaatttccatggagacctCGTCATCATCTGATGACAGTTGTGACAGCTTTGGCTCTGATAATTTTGCAAACACA AAAAACATGTTTAGAAAAGGTACAAGCGAAGAACTGGCCAGAATATTCTCCCAGGATTCAGATGCAGAATCATTTTGCGGGTTTGCAGAAAGTGATATG AGAATTGTATCTGACTCTGAAGACGAGAAGCCTAAAATGCTCAGAAGGTCCACGAGAACTCAAGCCAAAAAGAATATACCGCTGAAAATAGCTCTGAAGTTTCCACCTAAAAGGAGTACAAGAATAAGTCCACCAAAGCAGAAAGAACAGGCAAAGGCaaagaaagaagaggaggagtcTGAGTCAGACAGTGAGAGCGGGCCCAACTTTTTAGCGAAACGGGCCTTGAACATCAAGCAGAACAAAGAAATG CTTGCAAAGTTGATGGCGGAACTTAAAAGCATGCCTGACTTCTTGTCAAGCCCAGGACCATTCTCTCCTGCCATG AAAATTAAACGTACTCCCAGAACACCGCGCACCCCGGGACAAATGAGAAGGAATCCTGAAAGGACCTCACGACCTAATACCAGATCCAGATCTCTTGTTGACGGTCCGCCCAGCCCTACCCTGGATTTAGATGACGTAGAAGAGGACCACTACTATTTGGTTAGAAAAAGAAAGCTGGACGATGAGTCTGAT GAAGACAATTATGTGCCCAGATACCGTCGCCAGAGCTCCTTGAGCATTCCTCATGTAGTCCGACCAGTTGAGGACATAACACAGGCGGAACTGAATGCCATCTGCGGCAATGTACGAGAAAAAGTATACAACAGATCAACA GGTTCAACCTGTCACCAGTGTCGTCAAAAGACTACGGACACAAAAACCAACTGCCGAAATCCTGAATGCTTGGGTGTGAGAGGCCAGTTCTGTGGTCCCTGCCTAAGGAATCGGTATGGAGAAGAAGTGAAAACTGCATTATTAGATCCA GAATGGAGATGTCCACCATGCAGAGGGATCTGTAACTGCAGCTTCTGTAGACAGCGCAAAGGCAGGTGTGCCACAGGTGTCTTGGTCTACCTTGCTAAACACCATGGATATGACAACGTACATGCATATCTAAACAG CCTGAAGCGTGAGCTGGAGATGGAAGACTGA